From the genome of Pseudarthrobacter sp. NIBRBAC000502772:
CACCCTGACGCTTCAGGACGGAGGCGCGCATCGTTGCCGGCAGGTCAGCGGGGGCCAGGGTGGTGGACTGGGCGGTGGGTGTTGTCATCGGAGTGGTCCTTTCGGGAATTCGGAAGTGGAGGGCCGGGTGCCTGAACCCGTTATTTCACGGCGCCGAGGGACAGGCCCTGGACGAGCTTGTCCTGGGCGGCGAACCCGGCGAACAGCACCGGGAGGGAGATCACGACGGCGGCCGCGCAGACCTTCGCCAGGAAGAGGCCCTGGCCTGAAACGAAGCCGGTCAGGAAGACGGGCGCCGTTCCCGCCACCACGCCGGTGAGGACCCGGGCCAGGAGCAGTTCGTTCCAGCTGAAGATGAAGCAGATCAGGGCGGTCGCGGCGATGCCGGGCATCGCGACGGGTGCCACCACCTTGCGAAGCGTGAGGAGCAGCCCGGCGCCGTCGATCTGGGCGGCTTCGAGCATTTCGACCGGAACTTCAGCGAGGAATGACCGCATCATCCAGACCGCGATCGGGAGGTTCATGGACGTGTACATCAGGATCAGGAACCAGATGTTATCCAGGGCCCCGACCGTCCTGGCGAAGAGGTAGAGGGGCAGGATCGCAGCCACCACCGGCATCATTTTCGTGGAGAGGAAGAAGAACATCACGTCTGTCCACTTCTTCACCGGCCGGATGGACAGGGCATAGGCCGCAGGTATGGCCAGGACCAGCACGAGGACTGTGGACAGGATGGAGGCTGTGGCGGAGTTGATCAGCGCCGGCCAAGGGCTGACGCCGGATGTTTCGCCGAAGAACTCCCGGTACGCGTCCAGGGTGAGGTTCGCAGCTATGGACGGCGGGTTCGTGGCGGCGTCCGTTTCTGAGTGGAAGGACGTGAGGATCATCCACATCACAGGGGCGGCGAAGAGCAGTGCGAGCAGCCAGGCCGCCAGGCCCGCGGCGGTGTTGTTGCGGGTGGGGTCCATGCGCGACTTGCCTCGCCGGAGTGGTCCGGTGGCGCGTGCGGCGAGTGATGTGAAACGGGCCTGGCCCGACTCACGGGGTGCGGCAGGAGTGAGTGTGCTCATCGTGCTGCCTCCTTCTTGAAGAGCGAAAAGACGGTGCGGAGGGCAAAAGTGGCCACGATGATGGTGCCAATGACCACTACGACGCCGGCGGCGGAAGCCAGGCCGTATTCGTTGGCGAAGTAGAACGTCTGGTAGATGGCGTACGGCAGGTTGGCGGTGCCCAGCCCGCCTGCGGTAAGGGTGAAGACTGCGTCGAAGTTCTGCACGATGTAGATCGCGCCGAGCAGACCGCCCAGCTCCAGATATTGGCGCAGGTGCGGCAGGGTGAGGTGGCGGAAGATCGCCCACGGTGTGGCGCCGTCCATCTGGGCCGCCTCCACAGTGTCCATGGGACGTGACTGCAGGCCCGCGAGCAGGATGAGCATCATAAAGGGCGTCCACTGCCAGACCAGGGACACGATGACGGCCATCATCGGGGCCTGGGACAGCAGGTCCAGCTGGGGCGCTGTGGTGCTGCCGAAGAGGGACCAGAGCCAGGTCAGGATGCCGTTGATCAGCCCGTAGGTGGGGTTGAGCAAGGCGTGCTTCCAGATGAGGGCCGCGGCGACGGGCACCACCAGGAACGGTGCGATCAGCAGCGTCCGTGCCAGTCCGCGGCCGATGAACTTCTTGTCCAGCAGCAGGGCCAGGCCCAGCCCGACGACCAGGCTGGCCAGGACCACCGAGACGGTGAGGAGGATGGTGGTGAAGATGGCCTGGCGCAGGTCCGGATCGGTGAGGACCGTGACGTAGTTTTCCACGCCGGCGAAGGCCGTCTTGTCAGGGCTCAGGCTGTTCCAGTTCAGGAACGAGATGATCAGCGTCACCACGAACGGAAGCTGGGTGACAAGAATGAGGAAGATCAGGGCCGGAAGCAGCGGTGCACGCCGGGCCCAGGCCAGGGCGCGTTCCCGCGACCGGGTGTCTCTTTGAGGTTTGGCTGCGTGGTGTCCCGGGCGGGAGATGCGCGCCGTTGCGGTAGTCATGAGGTTCTCCTGCTGTTCGGTCATTGCTACTTGTACTTATTGCCGACTTTTTGGGCGGCTTCCTGGCCCTTGGCCAGTGCGTCGGCCACAGTGCCCTGGCCCGCGATGGCGGAGCTGACGCCCTGGGAGACGTTGGTGCCCAAGGCGGCGAACTCCGGGATACCGAAGAACTGAATGCCGACGGCGGGACGTTCCTGCGTGCCAGGGTTCTTCGGGTCGGCGTTCTCAATGGCGAAGCGTTCGGCCTCGAAGAACGGCGCCGCCTTTTGGAATTCTTTGTTCTCGTAGGTGGAGATGCGCTTGCCGGAGGGAACCTTTGCCCAGCCGAGCTTGGACGCCACGAGTGCTTCGTAGTCCTTCGAGCTGGCCCAGGCGATGAACTTCCCCGCCGCGTCCTGCTTCTTTGAGGCCGCCTGCACAGCCCATGACCAGGTCCAGAGCCAGCCGGAGGATTTGGTTTCCTTGACCGGGGCCTGGGCGTAGCCGATCTTCCCCTTCACCGGTGACGTATCGGCTTCCAGGGCGCCTGCGGCCGACGTGGCGTCGTACCACATGGCCACTTTGCTCTGGCTCATGTTGTTCAGGCACTCGGTGAAGCCCGCCTGCGCGGCTCCTGCCTCACCGTGTTCGCGGACCAGCTTGGTGTAGAACTCCACCGCTGCCGTGAACTCCGGACTGTTGACCTGTGCATTCCAATCCTTGTCGAACCACGTGCCGCCGTACGTGTTCACCACGGTGGTCAGCGGTGCGAAGACCTGGCCCCAGCCCGGCTGGCCGCGCAGGCAGATCCCCTTCATCCCCGGAGCAGCACCGTCGGCCTGCGCCGCTATTGCCGCGACTTCATCCCAGGTGGGCTTCTCCGGCATGGTCAGGCCCTTGGCCTCCAGGATGTCTTTCCGGTACATCAGGAAGGAGGACTCGCCGTAGAACGGTTCGCCGTAAAGCTTGCCGTCCTCTCCGGTAAGCGAGGCCGTGTACGCCGGCAGGATGTCGTCCTGGTCAAAGCCGGCATCGTTGGCTACGTTGTCCAGCGGTGCGAGCCAGCCATTGGCGGAGTAGAACGGGATCTCGTAGTTCGACAGCGAGGCTACATCGTACTGGCCGGCCTGGCTGGAGAACTCCTGGCTGATCTTGGCGCGGACGTCGTTCTCCGGCAGGATCGTGTAGTTGACCTTGATGCCGGTTTCCTTGGTGAAATTATCGGCGGTGAGCCGCTGCAGGTCCTCCATCTGGGGGTTGTTCACCATCAGGACGTTGATGCTGTTGGGGTCTCCGGCGGAATTGCCTCCGCCGGCGCCGGCACAGGCCGAGGCGCTAAGGGCCACGCACAGGGCGCCGGCGGCAATCGCGGCAGCGCGCATTTTTGGGCGCATTGAGGACTCCTTTGTTCTTCAGGGGGTACACAACC
Proteins encoded in this window:
- a CDS encoding carbohydrate ABC transporter permease, which translates into the protein MSTLTPAAPRESGQARFTSLAARATGPLRRGKSRMDPTRNNTAAGLAAWLLALLFAAPVMWMILTSFHSETDAATNPPSIAANLTLDAYREFFGETSGVSPWPALINSATASILSTVLVLVLAIPAAYALSIRPVKKWTDVMFFFLSTKMMPVVAAILPLYLFARTVGALDNIWFLILMYTSMNLPIAVWMMRSFLAEVPVEMLEAAQIDGAGLLLTLRKVVAPVAMPGIAATALICFIFSWNELLLARVLTGVVAGTAPVFLTGFVSGQGLFLAKVCAAAVVISLPVLFAGFAAQDKLVQGLSLGAVK
- a CDS encoding carbohydrate ABC transporter permease — translated: MTTATARISRPGHHAAKPQRDTRSRERALAWARRAPLLPALIFLILVTQLPFVVTLIISFLNWNSLSPDKTAFAGVENYVTVLTDPDLRQAIFTTILLTVSVVLASLVVGLGLALLLDKKFIGRGLARTLLIAPFLVVPVAAALIWKHALLNPTYGLINGILTWLWSLFGSTTAPQLDLLSQAPMMAVIVSLVWQWTPFMMLILLAGLQSRPMDTVEAAQMDGATPWAIFRHLTLPHLRQYLELGGLLGAIYIVQNFDAVFTLTAGGLGTANLPYAIYQTFYFANEYGLASAAGVVVVIGTIIVATFALRTVFSLFKKEAAR
- a CDS encoding sugar ABC transporter substrate-binding protein; amino-acid sequence: MRPKMRAAAIAAGALCVALSASACAGAGGGNSAGDPNSINVLMVNNPQMEDLQRLTADNFTKETGIKVNYTILPENDVRAKISQEFSSQAGQYDVASLSNYEIPFYSANGWLAPLDNVANDAGFDQDDILPAYTASLTGEDGKLYGEPFYGESSFLMYRKDILEAKGLTMPEKPTWDEVAAIAAQADGAAPGMKGICLRGQPGWGQVFAPLTTVVNTYGGTWFDKDWNAQVNSPEFTAAVEFYTKLVREHGEAGAAQAGFTECLNNMSQSKVAMWYDATSAAGALEADTSPVKGKIGYAQAPVKETKSSGWLWTWSWAVQAASKKQDAAGKFIAWASSKDYEALVASKLGWAKVPSGKRISTYENKEFQKAAPFFEAERFAIENADPKNPGTQERPAVGIQFFGIPEFAALGTNVSQGVSSAIAGQGTVADALAKGQEAAQKVGNKYK